The genomic window TTCAGTCGTAGCCGTCCTCAAGGCATGACACGAGAGATTGACAGCCACGGGAAGACCCGCGATATGTGTCGCCGCGGCCTCTACATTGACCCCTATCACCGTAGATGAGCCGCCAAGACCCATTATCCCTATATCAAGCGCGTTAGCCCCCGATCTTATCCTGGTCTCGATATCCGCCAGATGACTTGCCGCATTAGGCCTGTCTATTTTCCTCAACAGGGCTTTCTTCGCCAGATACGCGCAATATTCCATTGTTCCGCCTATCCCTACTCCAAGAATATATGGCGGGCACGCGTCGGGTCCGGCAAGTTTTACGGTTTCGACACAAAAATCCACTATCTCCCCTACACCGCTGGTGGGTTTCAACATACCGATACGCCCTTTATTCTCGCTTCCAAAACCTTTTGGCATAACGGATATCTTAACAGTGTCTCCCGGAACTATCTCCACATGCAGGATTGCCGGTATGTTCGATCCTGTATTTTTCCTGATCACAGGATCCCCGACTACGGACATACGAAATCCATACTCTTTATACGCAAGCATAACTCCTTTATTTACAGCATCTTGCATGTTTATGCCGCACACCGATACGTTGTCCCCGATCTCGATGAACACACACACAAGACCCGTGTCCTGGCATATCGCTATTTTTTTGTCCCTGGCGATCGTCGCGTTATCAAGCAAGACCTTGACCATACGACGGGTATGTTCCCCCTGCTCTTTTTCTCCGGCAAGAATTTCCAGGGCCCGGCTAATATCATCCCGTATGATGATATTAGCTTCCAGACAAAGTCTCATTACGGCACTCTCGATATCTGTTCGCGATATAGCCCGGCACGTCATAAGGCGACCTTCTTAGCTGATATATATTCTCCCAGGAAAAATCTGGCCGTACGATCAAATCCCGTTGGGTCATCACTTACAAAACACTTGATCCTGCCTTTTTTGCGGGGAAAACA from Candidatus Omnitrophota bacterium includes these protein-coding regions:
- a CDS encoding fumarate hydratase; its protein translation is MTCRAISRTDIESAVMRLCLEANIIIRDDISRALEILAGEKEQGEHTRRMVKVLLDNATIARDKKIAICQDTGLVCVFIEIGDNVSVCGINMQDAVNKGVMLAYKEYGFRMSVVGDPVIRKNTGSNIPAILHVEIVPGDTVKISVMPKGFGSENKGRIGMLKPTSGVGEIVDFCVETVKLAGPDACPPYILGVGIGGTMEYCAYLAKKALLRKIDRPNAASHLADIETRIRSGANALDIGIMGLGGSSTVIGVNVEAAATHIAGLPVAVNLSCHALRTATTEI